A DNA window from Verrucomicrobiia bacterium contains the following coding sequences:
- a CDS encoding response regulator — MNLQAEAMVSEPSVAYWRTLGGRMLLFGILPVALLCTGVATVAGLSVLHRERAAMGDRLRLMADRVAAEIEQGNIQAVQAAETMASAQVHGLWGRRAESSSMARDVLERAPEFTGAYFGYEPDADGQDAAYDGTDAARAIGPAFGVGGRFLPYWFRDHTNAAVLRLTPLIDMESSLYYQGTRDRYRRTGVPEANITEPYVYEGKLIIEQTYPIVMDGQFRGVAGVDRALDDLVTFLDRIKQRDGVDIFLISRSANFIATTLGPVQVGEETAAMLRAVPVTNTPYGPLFMPLHGRRISGQLEMARDPLSGDRQYFAAAPVPTGEWTVVVRQPESVLLGPLRRQAAGTAGALLGGLTLASCLGVWVTRRMSSRIQRAVVAANRLARGDPDAIVALSAADRDEVGQLARSFNELVRTYQGINEVCGAIARGDFSRRLEPRGPDDPLVEAINRMADARQQAEARQSDQLAFLAALIDSIPYPMFVKDAAARFVSCNRAYEAAFATTRQALQGRTVLDLDYLDAATRQRFHEEDVAVIGESGRRRYELPIAQADGREHLALYSVDGFRLADGRPGGLIGLLVDITERKELEAQLTAARDAAEAATRAKSDFLANMSHEIRTPMNAIIGMSHLALKTELTPKQRDYIRKVERAAHSLLGIINDILDFSKIEAGKLAMERIPFDLEEVFSNLSSLVGVRAAEKGLEVLFRLTPGMPQHLEGDPLRLQQVLLNLCSNAVKFTEQGEIVIGVRAVEESPESALLEFSIRDTGIGLTPEQQRRLFQPFSQADTSTTRKYGGTGLGLSICVRLVELMGGRIWVESEPGRGSTFLFTARFGRHEPRAPAPLREIPRLNLRGMRVLVVDDNSSSREVLREMLEAMSFEVTLAASGREGLAELLRADGERPIPLVIMDWRMPELDGLKSARLIRDTAALQHQPRILLATAYGNEQLGEEAARAGLVGVLIKPVGQSVLFDTIVQAFSEPMEGDPRSAEAPAVAAGDESLRGLHVLLVEDNEINREVAAGLLGELGIRITVAEHGLAAVQCVEPGRFHGVLMDIQMPVMDGYEASEAIRKRPELADLPIVAMTANAMAGDRERALAAGMNDHVAKPIDPEQLVAAIRRWFLPRRSAAATGPAGDGVSSVPEVPDPGSVPPPVPADALPDRLDGVDVADGLRRVAGNRKLYRSLLAKFSASQGDAVDRIRRDVLAGDLGSAQRRAHTVKGIAGNLGARDLQAAAGRVESGFRDGKADGALAALPSLEGNLRRVLSAIASLAPAGPAGEVASAPALDPAALRGRLDRLERLLRADDAEAQRELDELLPLVRGTEREASLALLASDLAGYDFEAALDRLLEIRATLSA, encoded by the coding sequence ATGAACCTGCAGGCTGAAGCGATGGTGTCCGAGCCGTCCGTGGCTTACTGGAGGACGCTGGGCGGGCGGATGCTGCTGTTTGGCATCCTGCCGGTGGCGTTGCTCTGCACGGGGGTCGCCACGGTGGCCGGCCTGTCGGTGCTGCACCGGGAACGGGCGGCCATGGGGGACCGGTTGCGCCTCATGGCGGACCGCGTCGCGGCGGAGATCGAGCAGGGGAACATCCAGGCGGTGCAGGCGGCCGAGACGATGGCCTCGGCGCAGGTCCACGGGCTTTGGGGGCGCCGGGCGGAGTCGAGCTCGATGGCGCGGGATGTGCTGGAGCGGGCGCCGGAATTCACCGGCGCCTATTTCGGGTACGAGCCGGACGCCGACGGCCAGGACGCGGCATACGATGGCACGGATGCCGCCCGGGCGATCGGGCCCGCCTTTGGCGTGGGCGGGCGGTTTCTCCCCTACTGGTTTCGCGATCACACCAACGCAGCGGTGCTCCGGTTGACGCCGCTGATTGATATGGAGAGCAGCCTCTACTACCAGGGCACCCGCGACCGGTATCGGCGCACGGGCGTGCCGGAGGCGAATATCACGGAGCCCTACGTGTATGAGGGCAAACTGATCATCGAGCAGACCTACCCGATCGTCATGGACGGCCAGTTCCGGGGTGTGGCCGGCGTGGACCGGGCGCTGGATGACCTGGTGACGTTTCTGGACCGGATCAAGCAGCGGGACGGCGTGGACATCTTTCTGATCAGTCGTTCGGCAAACTTCATCGCCACCACCCTTGGCCCGGTGCAGGTGGGCGAGGAGACGGCGGCCATGCTGCGCGCCGTGCCGGTGACCAACACGCCCTACGGTCCCCTGTTCATGCCCCTGCATGGACGCCGGATCTCCGGGCAGCTGGAGATGGCGAGGGACCCGCTCAGCGGCGACCGCCAATATTTTGCCGCGGCGCCGGTGCCGACCGGAGAGTGGACGGTGGTGGTGCGGCAGCCGGAATCCGTTCTCCTGGGACCGCTTCGGCGACAGGCCGCCGGCACCGCGGGAGCCCTGCTCGGCGGGTTGACCCTCGCCAGCTGCCTGGGCGTGTGGGTGACGCGGCGGATGTCCTCGCGGATCCAGCGGGCCGTGGTGGCCGCCAACCGGCTGGCCCGTGGGGATCCGGATGCCATCGTCGCGTTGTCCGCGGCCGATCGCGATGAAGTGGGGCAGCTGGCCCGCAGCTTCAACGAGCTGGTCCGGACCTACCAAGGGATCAATGAGGTGTGCGGTGCGATCGCGCGGGGGGATTTCAGCCGCCGGCTGGAGCCCCGCGGCCCCGACGATCCCCTGGTGGAGGCCATCAACCGGATGGCCGATGCCCGACAGCAGGCGGAGGCCCGTCAATCCGACCAGCTCGCGTTCCTGGCCGCGCTGATTGATTCCATTCCGTACCCGATGTTTGTGAAGGATGCCGCGGCGCGGTTCGTGAGCTGCAATCGCGCCTACGAGGCGGCGTTTGCCACGACCCGCCAGGCGCTGCAGGGGCGGACCGTGCTGGACCTGGACTATCTGGACGCCGCGACGCGGCAGCGGTTCCATGAGGAGGATGTCGCGGTGATCGGGGAGTCCGGACGTCGCCGCTACGAGCTGCCGATTGCCCAGGCCGACGGCCGGGAGCACCTGGCCCTCTATTCGGTGGACGGTTTCCGGCTGGCGGATGGCCGGCCGGGCGGATTGATCGGACTCCTGGTGGACATCACCGAGCGCAAAGAACTGGAGGCCCAGTTGACCGCGGCCCGCGACGCCGCGGAGGCGGCGACCCGCGCCAAGAGCGACTTCCTGGCCAACATGAGCCACGAGATCCGGACGCCGATGAACGCCATCATCGGGATGTCGCACCTGGCCCTGAAGACGGAGCTGACCCCGAAGCAGCGGGACTACATCCGCAAGGTCGAGCGTGCGGCCCACTCGTTGCTGGGGATCATCAACGACATCCTCGACTTCTCCAAGATCGAGGCGGGCAAGCTGGCGATGGAGCGCATCCCCTTCGATCTGGAGGAGGTGTTCTCCAACCTTTCCTCGCTGGTGGGCGTGCGGGCTGCGGAGAAGGGCCTGGAGGTGCTGTTCCGGCTGACGCCCGGGATGCCGCAACACCTGGAGGGCGATCCGCTGCGGCTGCAGCAGGTGCTGTTGAACCTGTGTTCCAACGCCGTGAAATTCACCGAGCAGGGTGAGATCGTGATTGGCGTCCGGGCGGTCGAGGAATCCCCGGAATCGGCGCTGCTGGAGTTTTCGATCCGGGACACCGGGATCGGCCTGACTCCGGAGCAGCAGCGGCGTCTGTTCCAGCCCTTCTCGCAGGCCGACACCTCCACCACGCGGAAATACGGGGGCACCGGACTGGGCCTTTCCATCTGCGTGCGCCTGGTGGAACTGATGGGCGGTCGCATCTGGGTGGAAAGCGAGCCGGGACGCGGAAGCACCTTCCTGTTCACCGCCCGCTTCGGCCGGCATGAGCCCCGGGCGCCGGCGCCGCTCCGCGAGATCCCCAGGCTGAACCTGCGGGGCATGCGGGTGCTGGTGGTGGATGACAATTCCAGCTCGCGCGAGGTGCTGCGCGAAATGCTCGAGGCGATGTCCTTCGAGGTGACCCTCGCGGCGTCCGGACGCGAGGGCCTCGCCGAGCTGCTGCGGGCGGATGGGGAGCGCCCGATCCCGCTGGTGATCATGGACTGGCGGATGCCGGAGCTCGACGGGTTGAAGTCCGCCCGGTTGATCCGCGACACCGCGGCCCTGCAGCACCAGCCGCGCATCCTCCTGGCCACGGCCTACGGCAATGAGCAGCTCGGCGAGGAGGCGGCCCGTGCGGGGCTGGTCGGTGTGCTCATCAAACCGGTCGGCCAGTCGGTCCTGTTCGACACCATCGTTCAGGCGTTCAGCGAACCGATGGAGGGCGACCCGCGGTCCGCGGAGGCACCGGCCGTGGCGGCGGGGGATGAGTCGCTGCGCGGGCTGCACGTCCTGCTCGTGGAGGACAATGAGATCAACCGGGAGGTGGCGGCCGGCCTGCTCGGAGAGCTGGGCATCCGCATCACCGTGGCTGAGCATGGTTTGGCCGCGGTTCAGTGTGTCGAGCCCGGCCGGTTCCACGGCGTGCTCATGGACATCCAGATGCCGGTGATGGACGGCTATGAAGCCTCCGAGGCGATCCGGAAACGCCCGGAACTCGCCGACCTGCCCATCGTGGCAATGACGGCAAATGCCATGGCCGGTGACCGTGAGCGAGCCCTGGCGGCGGGCATGAACGACCATGTGGCCAAGCCGATTGACCCGGAGCAGCTGGTGGCGGCGATCCGGCGGTGGTTCCTTCCCAGACGCAGCGCAGCCGCGACGGGCCCGGCGGGTGATGGTGTGTCGTCGGTTCCCGAGGTCCCGGATCCGGGGTCCGTCCCGCCACCGGTGCCAGCCGATGCGCTCCCGGACCGGCTGGACGGGGTGGATGTTGCGGACGGCCTGCGACGGGTCGCGGGCAATCGCAAGCTGTACCGGTCCTTGCTGGCGAAGTTCAGCGCCAGCCAGGGGGATGCGGTGGACCGGATCCGCAGGGATGTCCTTGCCGGAGACCTCGGGTCGGCGCAGCGCCGCGCGCACACGGTGAAGGGGATCGCCGGCAACTTGGGGGCGCGGGACCTGCAGGCGGCGGCCGGGCGGGTGGAGTCGGGATTTCGCGATGGGAAGGCGGATGGTGCCCTGGCGGCGCTGCCGTCATTGGAAGGGAATCTGCGCCGGGTCTTGTCCGCCATCGCGTCGCTGGCGCCAGCCGGTCCGGCGGGAGAAGTCGCCTCCGCGCCCGCACTGGATCCGGCGGCACTCCGCGGACGGCTGGACCGGCTCGAACGCCTGTTGCGTGCCGACGACGCCGAGGCGCAGCGCGAGCTGGACGAGTTGCTGCCGCTGGTTCGCGGCACCGAGCGCGAGGCAAGCCTCGCCCTGCTGGCCTCCGATCTGGCGGGGTACGATTTTGAGGCGGCCTTGGACCGGCTGCTGGAAATCCGCGCGACCCTCTCGGCGTGA